Proteins encoded by one window of Sulfurimonas crateris:
- the ccsA gene encoding cytochrome c biogenesis protein CcsA, protein MKQLLSLVSSMKTMAVLMLIFAAAIGYATFIENDYGTITAKADIYNALWFEVLMALLALNLTINIFKYKMFSVKKAPIFIFHLSFLIILLGAAITRFIGFEGTMHIREGETANTMISMDTYFLVSAKVDDNKVETQESVYLSKRGSNSLSASLNIDGKDVSVNLSEYIPDVVESYIEGEDGGFEMVDMMVTGEQGSEPIKLRRGEYYENESIAIDFDSGKVFLRPTISLYSEGGELFMKHDFALKFMKMDGREEGEIAPSDKSALAFRTLFGAEGSNFVVRNFYKHTKTKLVSNPNASAMSPGMDALIFDVNVAGVSESVTIFGQAGRKAKESHNIINGVDVHIGYGSKILELPFGVKLLDFQLDRYPGSMSPASYASEVELIDEEQNIHMPYRIYMNNILEHRGYRFFQSSYDQDEQGTVLSVNNDPGTLPSYIGYFLLSVGMFWSLFSRNNRFAQLSQRARKASEQKALGVLLSIGMLFSVAPTYAEDVDPLIKTVLSFDKEHAKKFGELIVQDSAGRMKPLDTLSHEILAKIYRGSSLKVGNETLNANQVILGMMSKPDAYKELKIIRTKNEEINRIIGAKLNATHASFTQFFADPQNLSTYKLVEYVDTAARKEPKTRDLFDKAVLEVDERVNISFSVYTGDLIKIWPKPNDLNNKWFPSIEALQTFPQDHALKIREIAFEYFVSLDKGVATGDWSDANSAIEKISKYQKFYGVSVMPSENRIKAEMLYNYANIFERLYPLYFVIGFILLIASFIKILKPALNIRVLEKSSLWLLTALFVAHTFGLGLRWYVAGHAPWSDGYESMIYISWATILAGLFFSKRSSMTMASTAVLTGLILFVAHLNWMNPQVTNLVPVLNSYWLSIHVAVITASYGFLGLGALLGFIVILLFIFKTKSNEKHISLSIKELNSINEMGLMIGLVLLTVGNFIGGVWANESWGRYWGWDPKETWALVTILVYAVVVHLRFIKSIYSEFNFSVISLLSYTSVIMTYFGVNYYLAGMHSYAKGDPVPIPDFVPVTYTILFIVIAVAFRNRKLA, encoded by the coding sequence ATGAAACAACTTTTATCGCTGGTTAGTTCTATGAAAACCATGGCTGTTCTGATGCTAATATTTGCAGCAGCCATCGGTTACGCTACATTTATAGAGAATGACTACGGAACTATAACGGCAAAAGCCGATATCTACAACGCTCTTTGGTTTGAAGTGTTAATGGCGCTTTTAGCTCTCAATCTAACAATCAATATATTCAAATACAAGATGTTTAGCGTTAAAAAAGCTCCTATTTTTATCTTCCACTTGTCGTTTCTTATTATACTTCTAGGCGCGGCAATAACCCGTTTTATAGGTTTTGAGGGTACTATGCATATTCGTGAGGGCGAGACGGCAAACACGATGATAAGCATGGACACATATTTTCTAGTAAGTGCGAAAGTTGACGATAACAAAGTCGAGACTCAAGAGAGCGTATATCTCTCTAAAAGAGGCAGCAACTCTCTATCTGCATCTCTAAACATAGATGGAAAAGATGTAAGCGTAAATCTATCAGAGTACATCCCTGACGTTGTTGAGAGCTATATCGAGGGTGAAGATGGCGGCTTTGAGATGGTGGATATGATGGTAACGGGCGAGCAGGGGAGCGAGCCTATAAAGCTCCGCAGAGGCGAATATTATGAAAATGAGAGCATAGCAATAGATTTTGATTCAGGCAAAGTCTTTTTAAGACCTACCATTTCACTCTACAGTGAGGGCGGCGAACTCTTTATGAAGCACGATTTCGCACTAAAGTTTATGAAGATGGACGGCAGAGAAGAGGGTGAGATAGCTCCTAGCGATAAGAGTGCTCTTGCATTTAGAACACTTTTTGGCGCTGAGGGGAGCAACTTTGTCGTTAGAAATTTTTACAAACATACAAAGACAAAACTAGTCTCAAATCCAAACGCATCTGCAATGTCACCAGGAATGGATGCTTTAATCTTTGATGTGAATGTCGCAGGCGTATCAGAGTCTGTTACAATTTTCGGTCAGGCGGGAAGAAAGGCTAAAGAGAGCCACAATATAATCAATGGCGTAGATGTTCATATAGGGTACGGTTCAAAGATACTAGAACTCCCTTTTGGAGTAAAACTTTTGGACTTTCAGTTAGACAGATACCCTGGTTCTATGTCTCCTGCATCTTATGCGAGTGAAGTAGAGCTGATAGATGAAGAGCAGAACATACATATGCCTTATAGGATCTATATGAACAATATTTTAGAACACCGCGGGTACAGATTTTTCCAATCTTCATACGATCAAGATGAACAGGGAACAGTTCTATCAGTCAATAACGATCCCGGAACTCTCCCTTCGTATATAGGATACTTTCTTTTGAGTGTGGGTATGTTTTGGTCACTCTTTTCAAGAAATAACAGGTTTGCTCAGCTCTCGCAGAGGGCTAGAAAAGCAAGTGAGCAGAAAGCTCTTGGGGTACTGCTCTCTATCGGTATGCTCTTTAGCGTTGCACCGACATACGCAGAAGATGTGGACCCCCTCATAAAAACGGTACTCTCGTTTGACAAAGAGCACGCTAAGAAGTTTGGTGAGCTTATCGTGCAGGACAGCGCAGGAAGAATGAAACCTCTTGATACTCTCTCACATGAGATATTGGCAAAGATATATAGAGGCTCATCTCTAAAAGTGGGAAATGAGACACTAAATGCAAATCAGGTTATTTTGGGAATGATGTCAAAGCCCGATGCCTATAAAGAGCTTAAAATAATCAGAACAAAAAATGAAGAGATAAACAGGATCATAGGAGCAAAACTTAATGCTACCCATGCATCTTTTACGCAATTTTTTGCCGATCCGCAAAATTTAAGCACCTATAAGCTGGTCGAGTATGTTGATACTGCAGCCAGAAAAGAGCCAAAAACAAGAGACCTGTTTGATAAAGCGGTTCTAGAGGTAGATGAGAGGGTAAATATCTCATTTTCCGTCTATACGGGTGACCTTATAAAAATATGGCCAAAGCCCAATGATCTCAACAATAAATGGTTTCCAAGCATAGAGGCTCTTCAAACTTTCCCGCAAGACCATGCCCTGAAGATCAGAGAGATAGCGTTTGAGTATTTTGTCTCACTTGACAAAGGCGTTGCAACAGGTGATTGGAGTGATGCAAATAGCGCAATAGAGAAAATATCCAAGTATCAGAAGTTTTACGGGGTATCCGTTATGCCTTCAGAGAACAGGATCAAAGCTGAGATGTTGTACAACTATGCAAATATCTTTGAGAGGCTATACCCTCTCTACTTTGTGATCGGTTTCATACTTTTAATAGCAAGTTTTATAAAGATCCTAAAACCTGCACTAAATATCAGAGTGCTTGAAAAGAGTTCTCTGTGGCTTTTAACTGCCCTGTTTGTCGCTCACACGTTCGGACTTGGTCTTAGATGGTATGTTGCGGGGCATGCACCTTGGTCTGATGGATATGAGTCTATGATATACATTAGCTGGGCAACTATTTTAGCGGGTCTCTTCTTCTCTAAACGCTCATCAATGACCATGGCTTCAACTGCAGTACTTACAGGCTTGATTCTCTTTGTGGCGCATCTAAACTGGATGAATCCGCAGGTGACAAACTTGGTACCGGTTCTTAACTCATACTGGCTTAGCATACATGTTGCGGTTATCACTGCTAGTTACGGTTTCTTGGGGCTTGGCGCACTTTTGGGCTTTATAGTGATCCTTCTGTTTATATTTAAGACTAAAAGCAATGAGAAGCATATCTCGTTATCAATTAAAGAGCTAAACTCCATTAATGAGATGGGTCTTATGATAGGTCTTGTGTTGTTAACGGTTGGAAACTTCATAGGCGGTGTCTGGGCAAACGAGAGTTGGGGACGCTACTGGGGCTGGGACCCGAAAGAGACATGGGCGCTTGTGACTATTTTGGTCTATGCGGTCGTTGTTCACCTTAGATTTATCAAGTCTATCTACAGCGAATTTAACTTTAGCGTTATTTCATTGTTGTCATATACATCGGTCATCATGACATACTTCGGAGTAAACTATTACCTTGCGGGAATGCACTCATACGCAAAAGGCGACCCTGTTCCTATTCCTGATTTTGTTCCTGTGACATATACGATCCTCTTTATTGTTATTGCTGTTGCGTTTAGAAACAGAAAGTTGGCGTAA
- a CDS encoding DUF2461 domain-containing protein — protein sequence MEFSGFSKKTLPFLEAIRKNNNKEWFEAHRNEYEEYILNPSRAFVQEMGEHLMALEPTIDFEPKINKSLFRIYRDTRRMGANKAPLKSRIGIIFTQGSGSRLQRSSFYLHFSCDELFVSAGVRWFEKPMLDAYREYIKDERRRVELDNLLDALEAKGYKTIDKGYKKYPRGFSADMPSAHLSLYKGMAVYKILEPSLIEEGEKLIDTLYKIYEDMLPLQKTVYEISLRAKED from the coding sequence GTGGAGTTTTCAGGCTTTAGCAAAAAAACGCTTCCTTTTTTGGAAGCTATCCGCAAAAACAACAACAAAGAGTGGTTTGAGGCGCACAGAAACGAGTATGAGGAGTATATACTAAACCCATCCCGCGCTTTTGTACAGGAGATGGGTGAACATCTCATGGCGTTGGAACCGACAATAGATTTTGAGCCAAAGATAAACAAATCACTCTTTAGAATCTACAGAGATACGCGAAGAATGGGCGCGAACAAGGCACCTTTAAAATCAAGGATCGGCATTATCTTTACACAAGGCAGCGGAAGCAGGCTGCAGAGATCCTCCTTTTATCTTCACTTCTCTTGCGACGAGCTTTTTGTTTCCGCTGGTGTGAGATGGTTTGAAAAACCGATGTTGGATGCTTACAGAGAGTACATAAAAGATGAGAGACGAAGAGTCGAGCTCGATAATCTTTTAGATGCTCTTGAGGCAAAGGGATACAAGACCATCGATAAGGGCTATAAAAAGTATCCGCGCGGCTTTAGCGCTGACATGCCGAGTGCCCACTTGAGCCTTTATAAAGGGATGGCAGTCTATAAGATCCTTGAGCCAAGCCTTATAGAAGAGGGCGAGAAGCTCATAGATACGCTCTATAAAATATATGAAGATATGCTACCATTACAAAAAACAGTTTATGAGATAAGCTTAAGAGCTAAAGAGGATTAG
- the hemH gene encoding ferrochelatase encodes MKKEAIVLLNMGGPNNLEEVEVFLTNMFNDKNIITVKSSLLRAFIAKMITFTRTEKSQEIYRQIGSKSPIVGHTKELVEKLQSRFGEDVVVDFAMRYTPPFASEVIERLNREDIEKIYLIPLYPQFSTTTTKSSLEDFEEQYHLKGGDAILVEIKHFFQNQNYNRAVLQRITERISADECPNFDLIFSAHGLPVKVIERGDVYERHVNKHVAILTNMLKEAGMNFNAIHLAYQSKVGPMEWLKPSLEDKLKEIKSNGVLIFPIAFTIDNSETDFELEIEYREVAEELGFKDYRVCECPNDSDFFVDTLVELYEKMR; translated from the coding sequence ATGAAAAAAGAGGCGATAGTTCTGTTAAATATGGGCGGACCGAATAACCTTGAAGAGGTTGAAGTTTTTTTAACAAATATGTTTAACGACAAGAACATAATTACCGTAAAGAGCTCACTGCTTAGAGCCTTTATAGCAAAGATGATTACTTTTACAAGAACGGAAAAATCTCAAGAGATATACAGACAGATAGGTTCAAAATCTCCGATCGTCGGACATACGAAGGAGTTGGTTGAAAAGCTTCAATCACGCTTCGGCGAAGATGTTGTGGTTGATTTTGCTATGCGTTATACGCCTCCTTTTGCCTCGGAAGTTATAGAGAGACTAAACAGAGAAGATATTGAGAAGATTTACCTGATCCCGCTCTATCCGCAGTTCTCTACGACCACCACAAAGTCCTCTCTAGAGGATTTTGAGGAACAGTACCATCTAAAGGGCGGCGATGCCATTTTGGTTGAGATAAAGCACTTTTTTCAAAATCAAAACTACAACAGAGCAGTGCTTCAAAGAATCACAGAGCGCATAAGTGCGGATGAGTGTCCAAATTTTGATCTTATCTTCTCTGCTCACGGACTACCCGTAAAAGTAATCGAGAGAGGCGATGTTTATGAGCGCCATGTAAACAAGCATGTCGCTATTTTGACAAATATGCTTAAAGAGGCGGGGATGAACTTTAATGCCATCCATCTGGCATACCAGTCAAAAGTTGGACCGATGGAGTGGCTAAAACCATCGCTTGAAGATAAGCTAAAGGAGATAAAGAGCAACGGAGTTCTTATTTTTCCGATTGCCTTTACCATTGATAACTCGGAGACCGACTTTGAGCTTGAGATCGAGTACAGAGAAGTAGCAGAGGAGCTTGGTTTTAAGGATTATAGAGTCTGCGAGTGTCCAAATGATAGTGACTTTTTTGTTGACACTCTCGTTGAGCTATATGAGAAGATGAGATAA
- a CDS encoding HAD family hydrolase encodes MKIVIFDMDGTLLDSKKDITVSVNYVREMHHKLPPLSEEFIVEAINMEVRNLPMLFYETEVYHPKDRDLFEAHYEQECVKNVYLYDGVEELLQKLVAANVKISVATNAPTQFALRMLEHLKVKPLFDVIIGADMVSASKPSPEMLHHILNHYEYDATNHKAWMVGDNTKDILSANSAGIESIFATWGFSPKSDAKLIVKKPAEVLDIVL; translated from the coding sequence ATGAAAATCGTTATCTTTGATATGGACGGCACTCTGCTGGATTCAAAAAAAGATATTACGGTCTCGGTAAACTACGTAAGAGAGATGCACCACAAGCTGCCTCCTCTCAGCGAGGAGTTTATAGTCGAGGCTATAAATATGGAGGTGCGGAATCTCCCTATGCTTTTTTATGAGACAGAGGTCTATCATCCAAAAGATAGAGATCTATTTGAGGCTCACTACGAGCAGGAGTGCGTAAAAAACGTCTATCTATATGATGGCGTAGAAGAGCTGCTTCAAAAACTCGTAGCAGCAAACGTAAAAATATCGGTCGCCACAAATGCTCCAACGCAGTTTGCACTAAGGATGCTCGAACATCTGAAAGTAAAACCTCTCTTTGATGTCATCATAGGAGCGGACATGGTCTCCGCTTCAAAACCGAGCCCTGAGATGCTTCATCATATCTTGAACCACTATGAGTACGATGCAACAAATCATAAGGCGTGGATGGTAGGAGACAACACAAAAGATATTTTAAGTGCAAATAGCGCAGGCATAGAGTCGATATTTGCGACATGGGGTTTTAGCCCTAAAAGCGACGCTAAACTTATTGTAAAAAAACCTGCCGAGGTATTAGATATAGTTTTATAA
- a CDS encoding VCBS domain-containing protein, with the protein MAAGKVIGQIEVTKGSIKIVGVDGIVREPGYEGFLYENEQVISNDPTALFQIKFLALPEASAYDGVFRILADGSVIHGRDAMDSIASDEDLSNILETAAGDNFDDLETAAGEESAEGSSSFTPTNIVAESSVLGFNRGANGELGFGITDFGGENVVYDLAQEEGEAPIVTPPVITSPNVVIYDENGTEPVIQVEANGESSVSYSIAGLDSEHFTIDPQSGVVTFNDSPDFENPKDLSGDNEYNVYVTATDEAGNYTTQLLSVSINNLNDNIPLADDGSNSATEDVPVDVSGQVAGSDADGNAIEFVLVKGLNEGEGTLIFNSDGSYTYNIGDAFQSLDEGETKDITFTYKTVEIAGSEPSDQGPFESAEATVTITITGAEDGPVVSGIFTGAVAEDAVLTVSGTLAITDVDTLDNPVDFNNVAATVGDNGFGTFELTNGEWTYTLNNDAVQFLGDGESREDTHTFTATDGSTQDVVITIAGAEDGPTIIVTATPNEIVEDSATQDTIVASFAADDVDSDNSAMTYEVTVGTDLNGYYVIDGSDVKLTAAGVAHVNSGGELPDVSVTVYSSGLSAIGSDAAPEITPAADPLVVSDELGTIGEPLFDLADFTLEGDTDFINGVSTTYSSNGLVITSDTPLNFNPGHGLGVDTLSDNTQSEAMNIDGRYDEGLNIELPSSVFALNIDLKLTSGDLIEIKLYDANGNQITSGVTFAKGNETLLSVDANGYINGNDLKNGGDTIRIMSDTKFAEIFIADANADTQDGFSLINIYDPMSVAGYYTYEYNMDLVLQEIDEAVDSVTISGFDDTTTKIVFTYGDSTQVEYTSDADGMITIDDSNLLSDVVDGDVVVTIAAQNEIIEGFQPAFDAITIESESGLPVSHTILGGTADEILAGEDGNDYIDGRDGSDTIYGGAGNDDIEYDALDAEIDGGDGFDTVIGSSEIINLSNISNIEVIELNSGTSVVGSSADLGINADDVLSATDGGTLIIQSSDGSDLNQVNVDTDSLALQLDSVSIDGINYAEYTGGGATLLIELDDSIDVI; encoded by the coding sequence ATGGCAGCTGGAAAAGTAATAGGTCAGATAGAAGTAACAAAAGGCAGCATTAAAATAGTAGGTGTTGACGGTATCGTTCGCGAGCCTGGATATGAGGGGTTTTTGTATGAGAATGAACAAGTTATAAGTAATGACCCGACTGCTCTGTTTCAGATCAAGTTTTTAGCACTTCCTGAGGCCTCTGCGTATGACGGAGTATTTAGAATCTTGGCAGATGGCTCTGTAATTCACGGCAGAGATGCTATGGACAGCATAGCAAGCGATGAAGATCTCTCAAATATTTTAGAGACAGCTGCCGGAGATAATTTTGATGATCTAGAGACTGCGGCAGGTGAAGAGTCGGCTGAGGGCAGCTCTTCGTTCACTCCTACAAACATCGTTGCCGAATCAAGCGTGCTAGGCTTTAACAGAGGTGCGAACGGTGAGCTTGGATTTGGCATAACTGACTTCGGCGGCGAAAATGTTGTTTATGATCTTGCACAAGAAGAGGGCGAAGCGCCTATAGTCACTCCTCCCGTAATAACATCTCCAAACGTTGTAATATATGATGAAAACGGTACTGAGCCGGTAATTCAGGTTGAAGCAAACGGTGAGAGCAGTGTGAGCTACAGCATAGCAGGGCTTGACAGCGAGCACTTTACAATCGATCCTCAAAGCGGTGTCGTAACTTTTAACGACTCTCCAGACTTTGAAAATCCAAAAGACTTAAGCGGGGACAATGAATATAATGTTTACGTAACAGCTACAGATGAAGCCGGAAACTATACGACACAACTCCTCTCAGTTTCAATCAATAACCTAAATGACAACATTCCTCTTGCAGATGATGGCAGTAATAGTGCAACAGAAGATGTTCCTGTTGATGTTTCTGGTCAAGTTGCAGGAAGCGATGCTGACGGAAACGCAATAGAGTTCGTTTTAGTCAAAGGATTAAACGAAGGTGAGGGTACTTTAATATTTAACTCTGATGGAAGCTATACTTATAATATAGGCGATGCTTTTCAGAGCCTTGACGAGGGTGAAACAAAGGATATTACATTTACGTACAAAACTGTAGAAATAGCAGGCTCTGAGCCATCGGACCAAGGTCCTTTTGAGAGCGCGGAAGCTACAGTTACCATAACTATAACCGGTGCAGAAGATGGTCCTGTAGTAAGCGGTATTTTTACCGGTGCGGTTGCTGAGGATGCTGTTTTAACTGTTTCAGGAACACTTGCAATCACCGACGTAGATACACTTGACAATCCTGTAGACTTTAATAATGTTGCGGCAACTGTAGGAGATAATGGTTTTGGTACCTTTGAACTTACAAACGGCGAATGGACATATACGCTTAATAATGATGCGGTACAGTTCCTTGGAGATGGAGAGAGCAGAGAAGATACTCACACATTTACTGCAACGGATGGTTCTACTCAGGATGTTGTAATAACAATTGCAGGTGCAGAGGATGGACCGACAATTATAGTTACGGCAACGCCAAATGAGATTGTAGAGGATTCTGCTACTCAAGATACTATAGTCGCAAGTTTTGCGGCAGATGATGTGGATAGTGACAACTCCGCGATGACCTATGAAGTAACAGTAGGAACTGATTTAAACGGCTACTATGTTATAGACGGCTCGGATGTCAAGCTTACTGCTGCAGGTGTTGCACATGTAAATAGCGGTGGAGAGTTGCCTGATGTAAGTGTAACTGTATATTCATCAGGTTTGAGTGCGATCGGTTCAGATGCTGCACCTGAAATAACTCCTGCCGCGGATCCGCTTGTTGTCAGTGATGAACTTGGAACAATAGGCGAGCCGCTGTTTGATTTGGCAGATTTTACCTTGGAGGGTGATACAGACTTTATTAATGGAGTATCTACTACCTACAGCTCTAACGGACTTGTGATTACATCCGATACGCCTTTAAATTTTAATCCAGGACATGGGCTTGGTGTTGACACTCTTAGTGATAACACTCAAAGCGAAGCTATGAATATAGACGGAAGATATGATGAAGGACTAAATATTGAGCTTCCTAGCTCGGTATTTGCACTAAATATTGACCTAAAACTTACTAGCGGCGATTTGATAGAGATTAAGCTTTATGATGCAAACGGTAATCAGATAACATCCGGCGTGACATTTGCAAAAGGCAATGAAACTTTATTGAGTGTTGATGCAAATGGCTATATAAACGGCAATGATTTAAAAAATGGTGGTGATACCATCAGGATAATGAGCGATACAAAATTTGCTGAAATATTTATAGCAGATGCAAATGCAGATACTCAAGACGGTTTCTCATTGATAAATATTTACGATCCGATGTCTGTTGCAGGTTATTATACATATGAATATAATATGGATCTTGTTTTACAAGAGATCGATGAGGCTGTTGATAGCGTTACAATTAGTGGGTTTGACGATACGACGACAAAAATTGTATTTACATACGGTGATAGCACTCAAGTGGAATATACATCAGATGCCGACGGAATGATAACCATAGATGACAGTAATCTGTTATCTGATGTCGTAGATGGAGATGTTGTAGTTACAATAGCCGCACAAAATGAGATTATTGAAGGTTTTCAGCCTGCTTTTGATGCAATTACAATTGAAAGTGAGAGTGGTCTACCTGTTTCACACACAATTTTAGGCGGAACTGCAGATGAGATTTTGGCAGGAGAAGATGGCAACGACTATATTGATGGACGTGATGGAAGCGATACTATTTATGGTGGTGCAGGCAATGATGATATTGAATACGACGCCTTGGACGCAGAGATAGACGGTGGAGATGGATTTGATACCGTGATAGGCAGCTCCGAAATTATAAATCTCTCAAATATATCAAATATTGAGGTGATTGAGCTAAACTCAGGAACAAGTGTTGTAGGCAGCAGCGCTGATCTTGGAATAAATGCAGATGATGTCTTAAGTGCCACTGATGGCGGTACCCTTATCATCCAGTCATCTGACGGCAGTGATTTAAATCAAGTCAATGTCGATACAGACTCACTGGCTCTTCAATTGGATAGCGTAAGCATTGACGGTATTAACTATGCAGAGTATACAGGCGGAGGAGCAACACTTCTTATAGAATTGGATGACTCTATAGACGTTATTTAA
- a CDS encoding response regulator transcription factor produces the protein MKKVILFTNMSSIKKHWQNALVGSYETVSIENFEELLEYLKKHDEKIALMLDEMSVHNIEEALLKFKKYPHAIIMIFNAVPEVYHASTLLGSGIKGYENSYINKDNLLKMLLSVEDGNNWLFADLTYFIINKYIQNKKRDEPEFISLLTEKEKDIALMIADGLSNKEIAQREKIALSTVKGHIHHIFEKANVTDRISLALKFK, from the coding sequence ATGAAAAAAGTAATTCTATTTACAAATATGTCATCGATTAAAAAGCATTGGCAAAACGCTTTAGTCGGCTCTTATGAAACAGTGTCAATAGAGAACTTTGAGGAGCTGCTTGAGTACCTTAAAAAGCACGACGAGAAAATTGCTCTAATGCTAGATGAGATGAGTGTCCATAATATTGAAGAAGCCCTGCTTAAGTTTAAAAAATATCCGCATGCAATTATTATGATCTTCAATGCGGTCCCTGAAGTGTATCACGCATCAACCCTGCTTGGAAGCGGCATAAAAGGTTATGAGAACTCATATATTAACAAAGATAACCTGCTAAAGATGCTCTTAAGTGTAGAAGATGGAAACAACTGGCTCTTTGCAGACCTTACATACTTCATAATAAACAAATACATACAAAACAAAAAGAGAGATGAGCCTGAATTTATCTCGCTGCTAACTGAAAAAGAGAAGGATATAGCGCTTATGATAGCAGATGGTCTAAGCAATAAAGAGATCGCACAAAGAGAGAAGATCGCACTCTCAACAGTAAAGGGTCACATCCACCATATATTTGAAAAAGCGAATGTGACCGACAGAATATCTCTTGCACTTAAATTTAAGTAG
- a CDS encoding HlyD family type I secretion periplasmic adaptor subunit yields the protein MSLEDKFVEYSYKKKDIKNLSIKDESDLEYMNSVSAALLMNHSRGTKFMLWISAFAIIWLIFWAYNAEIDALTRGHGKVIPSSQVQIIQNLEGGIVSEILVEAGEVVKKGDILIKIDDTGFVSSFIESQLRYNELQAKSVRLLAESTGIPFKTSDLIRKNSPELIKHEESLYQSNKEQLENNIKIYQRRLEQKKDELKEAEARLQNLTINYKLITRELELNKPLVDKGIVSEVEYLKLQREASTIEGQVKSTKLSIPRLASIIEEQKNNIREVELRFKNAAKEQYNEVRAEMSRIEQANIAREDKVKRTFVRSPVDGTIKQLLVNTVGGVVRPGMDIIEVVPTQDNLFVEAKIRPADIAFLFPGQRAIVKFSAYDFAIYGSLKGTLTHISADTIYDEVSRQNYYLVRIKTDKNYLGNEDKKLNIIVGMTADVDIITGKKTVLDYILKPILRARDNVLSER from the coding sequence ATGAGCCTAGAAGACAAGTTTGTAGAGTACTCCTATAAAAAGAAGGATATTAAAAACCTTAGCATTAAAGATGAGAGTGACTTAGAGTATATGAACTCCGTTAGTGCGGCTCTGCTTATGAATCACTCTAGAGGCACCAAATTTATGCTCTGGATAAGTGCGTTTGCTATTATCTGGCTGATATTTTGGGCATATAACGCAGAGATAGACGCCCTAACCCGCGGTCACGGCAAAGTAATCCCCTCTTCTCAGGTTCAGATCATTCAAAATCTAGAGGGTGGTATCGTCAGTGAGATACTTGTTGAAGCAGGAGAGGTAGTAAAGAAAGGCGATATTCTTATTAAAATCGACGATACCGGTTTTGTAAGCAGTTTTATAGAGAGTCAACTGCGATACAATGAGCTTCAGGCAAAGAGCGTACGCCTATTGGCTGAATCAACGGGAATACCTTTTAAAACAAGCGACTTAATAAGAAAAAACTCTCCGGAGCTAATTAAGCATGAAGAGTCTCTCTATCAAAGCAATAAAGAGCAGCTAGAAAACAACATCAAGATCTATCAGCGCCGCCTTGAGCAAAAAAAAGATGAGCTCAAAGAGGCAGAGGCGAGATTACAAAATCTGACAATAAACTATAAACTTATCACCAGAGAACTGGAACTTAACAAGCCGCTGGTAGATAAAGGGATAGTATCTGAGGTCGAGTACCTAAAACTTCAAAGAGAAGCCAGCACTATTGAGGGGCAGGTAAAATCTACAAAACTCTCTATTCCTCGTCTTGCCTCTATTATAGAGGAGCAAAAAAACAACATAAGGGAAGTTGAACTTAGATTTAAAAATGCGGCAAAAGAGCAATACAACGAAGTCAGAGCCGAGATGTCAAGAATAGAACAGGCAAATATAGCCAGAGAGGACAAAGTAAAACGTACATTTGTGCGCTCTCCCGTTGATGGGACTATAAAACAGCTACTAGTCAATACCGTCGGCGGCGTTGTTAGACCGGGGATGGATATAATTGAAGTTGTACCTACTCAGGACAATCTCTTTGTCGAGGCAAAAATAAGACCTGCGGATATCGCTTTTTTATTTCCCGGGCAGCGCGCTATCGTGAAGTTCTCTGCATATGATTTTGCAATATACGGCTCATTAAAAGGTACGCTGACCCATATAAGTGCAGACACTATCTATGATGAAGTAAGCAGACAGAACTACTATCTGGTGAGAATAAAAACTGATAAGAACTACTTGGGCAATGAAGATAAAAAATTAAACATCATAGTCGGAATGACGGCAGATGTGGACATCATAACCGGTAAAAAAACGGTGCTTGACTACATACTAAAACCGATCCTAAGAGCGCGGGACAATGTGCTGAGTGAGAGGTAG